A single window of Ignavibacteriota bacterium DNA harbors:
- a CDS encoding glycosyltransferase family 4 protein, whose protein sequence is MPNTKLCIVGDGPLKYDIENLAKELSIYDDIIFAGFQSEIGKYLKTFDIFVLASKKEGLGTSIIDAMSVGLPIVATNTGGIPELIKSYHNGILVEPKDPDQLSSAVIEAISNNELRLKISENAKKDSANFSIEKNIDKYIELYNELQMN, encoded by the coding sequence ATGCCGAATACAAAATTATGCATTGTTGGCGATGGTCCGTTAAAATATGATATTGAAAATTTAGCGAAAGAACTCAGTATTTATGATGATATTATATTTGCGGGTTTTCAAAGTGAAATTGGAAAATACTTAAAGACGTTTGATATTTTTGTGCTTGCGTCAAAAAAAGAAGGACTTGGAACATCTATTATTGACGCAATGTCTGTAGGACTTCCAATAGTTGCGACAAATACCGGAGGAATTCCGGAATTAATAAAGAGTTATCACAATGGAATTTTAGTTGAACCCAAAGATCCTGATCAATTATCAAGCGCGGTAATTGAAGCAATTTCAAATAATGAACTGAGACTGAAAATATCTGAAAATGCAAAAAAGGATTCTGCAAATTTTTCTATAGAAAAAAATATTGATAAATACATTGAATTGTATAACGAATTGCAAATGAATTGA
- a CDS encoding glycosyltransferase, whose product MKILHIDSEKYWRGGQQQVFYLHEGLVKRGINSLLVCEKNSELKKRCMEKKLPYHEINILGELDFLSAIKISRICKSNNIDIIQAHSAHSQTIAIFVKFLVSKLKLIAVRRVDFHINKNMLSKLKYGTKKIDRIVCISEFIKKVLLEDGVNKNKLITIRSGTNVNKFDDVNVDKIFQNSFKQNPNTILIGTIAAFAGHKDFPNLLKAFKLIKEKCRIQNYALLAMVR is encoded by the coding sequence ATGAAAATTCTTCACATTGATAGTGAAAAATATTGGCGCGGGGGACAGCAGCAAGTTTTTTACCTTCATGAAGGTTTAGTTAAACGCGGAATTAATTCTTTGTTGGTTTGCGAAAAAAACTCTGAATTAAAAAAAAGATGTATGGAAAAAAAACTTCCATATCATGAAATAAATATCCTCGGCGAACTGGATTTTTTATCGGCTATAAAGATATCAAGGATCTGCAAATCAAATAACATTGATATTATACAAGCACATTCGGCACATTCTCAAACAATAGCCATATTCGTAAAATTCTTGGTTTCGAAATTAAAACTTATTGCGGTAAGACGAGTTGACTTCCATATAAATAAAAATATGTTAAGTAAATTAAAATACGGCACAAAGAAAATTGATAGAATTGTGTGCATTTCCGAATTCATTAAAAAAGTTTTGTTGGAAGACGGAGTTAATAAAAATAAGTTAATTACAATCAGAAGCGGAACCAATGTAAATAAGTTTGATGATGTTAATGTCGATAAAATATTTCAAAATTCGTTTAAGCAAAACCCAAATACAATTTTGATTGGAACTATAGCGGCATTTGCCGGACATAAAGATTTTCCCAATTTACTGAAAGCATTTAAATTGATTAAAGAAAAATGCCGAATACAAAATTATGCATTGTTGGCGATGGTCCGTTAA
- a CDS encoding glycosyltransferase family 2 protein, translated as MNKRANKISAAIITNNEEANIERCLKSLLWVDEIVVVDSFSTDKTIDICRKYNCKIFQTEWKGFGITKKFAVDNASNDWILSIDSDEVVTVELKNKIEDILSKPGFNGYKIRRRSFYLGREIKHCGWDKDFPLRLFNRKYGNFNEDLVHESVVLKEQKSKISEPLLHYTYPTINLHISKMNRYSELAQSKNIENKKYSILASMFFGINKFLKMYVLQKGFLDGKIGFLLCVHSAFGVYLKYIKIWQKNNENSSH; from the coding sequence ATGAATAAAAGAGCGAATAAAATATCTGCGGCTATTATTACAAATAATGAAGAAGCCAATATTGAAAGGTGCTTAAAGTCATTATTATGGGTTGATGAAATTGTCGTTGTCGATTCATTTTCAACGGATAAAACAATCGATATCTGCAGAAAATATAACTGCAAAATATTTCAAACCGAATGGAAAGGTTTTGGCATAACAAAAAAGTTTGCAGTCGATAATGCCTCAAATGACTGGATACTATCAATTGATTCTGATGAAGTCGTTACGGTTGAATTAAAAAATAAAATTGAAGATATTTTATCAAAGCCTGGATTCAACGGATATAAGATTAGAAGGAGATCGTTTTATCTTGGCAGGGAAATAAAACATTGCGGTTGGGATAAAGATTTTCCTTTGAGATTGTTCAACAGAAAATATGGAAATTTCAATGAAGATTTGGTTCATGAATCTGTTGTATTAAAAGAACAGAAATCTAAAATTAGTGAGCCATTACTTCATTATACTTATCCGACAATTAATCTTCACATAAGCAAAATGAATCGTTACTCTGAGCTTGCGCAAAGTAAAAATATCGAAAATAAAAAATATTCTATTTTAGCTTCAATGTTTTTTGGAATAAATAAATTCTTAAAAATGTACGTTTTACAAAAAGGATTTTTAGATGGTAAAATTGGATTTTTGCTTTGCGTACATTCAGCTTTTGGCGTTTATCTAAAGTATATAAAAATATGGCAGAAGAATAATGAAAATTCTTCACATTGA